In a genomic window of Hippoglossus stenolepis isolate QCI-W04-F060 chromosome 15, HSTE1.2, whole genome shotgun sequence:
- the omgb gene encoding oligodendrocyte-myelin glycoprotein isoform X1, which produces MRSRYVLLRISPTAALLGLLVVSLLGMHALAVCPSMCSCSRSHREVDCSWRGLRQLPDGLQHNMRSLNLSHNRFQHLDHRLTMYTHLRVLDLSHNRLSQLPAGLPRSLWQLHAASNHIQLLDKNDTVYQWNLRLLDLSYNKLERATFINNTLINLCTLNLSHNHFWTLPTNMPMHLEAIDLSHNLLVKVLPGSLDRLPRLTHFYLHANRFSTLPFGVLDKMTSLRVIALGNNPWACHLYDNITYVLSWTQHTAAHVLGCPCHTESVCGGSQPSRTGGWHFASYNLPPLVAGAQDVSSLPPGAGVTEWWYLSVSAPPHTQMEQHPFTDTPVSIRDHMLHTHPHLFPGPDEDSPTDSLTSPFSDTSVFTETPIRADMTLPIDQFFTTESPFAKTKKTTTLRTRSVRRPNQSHPRDVNNSGPCSSSLPLLRNLGLLLLVLQHVL; this is translated from the exons ATGAGAAG CAGGTATGTTCTCCTGAGGATTTCCCCTACAGCTGCCCTCCTGGGACTACTGGTCGTGTCGTTGCTTGGGATGCACGCCCTGGCCGTGTGTCCCTCCATGTGCTCCTGCAGCCGCAGCCACAGGGAGGTCGACTGCTCCTGGAGGGGTCTGAGGCAGTTGCCCGATGGCCTGCAGCACAACATGCGCTCCCTCAACTTGTCCCACAACCGCTTCCAGCACCTGGACCACCGGCTCACCATGTACACCCATCTCCGCGTCCTCGATTTGTCTCACAACCGGCTGAGCCAGCTGCCCGCCGGCTTGCCTCGCTCTCTCTGGCAGCTCCACGCCGCCTCCAACCACATCCAGTTGCTGGACAAGAACGACACTGTCTATCAATGGAACCTGCGATTGCTGGACCTCTCCTACAACAAGCTGGAGCGGGCCACCTTCATCAACAACACGCTGATCAATCTGTGCACCCTAAACCTGAGTCACAACCACTTCTGGACTTTGCCCACCAACATGCCCATGCACCTGGAGGCTATTGACCTCTCGCACAACTTGCTCGTGAAGGTGCTGCCCGGCTCCCTGGACCGGCTGCCCAGATTGACTCACTTCTACTTGCATGCTAATCGCTTTTCCACACTGCCCTTTGGAGTGTTGGACAAGATGACATCACTCAGAGTCATCGCTCTGGGCAACAACCCTTGGGCCTGTCACCTTTACGACAACATCACCTACGTGCTGTCCTGGACTCAGCATACCGCTGCCCACGTCCTGGGCTGCCCCTGCCACACCGAGTCGGTCTGCGGAGGGTCGCAGCCTAGCCGGACTGGAGGGTGGCACTTTGCCTCCTACAACCTGCCCCCATTGGTAGCGGGTGCCCAGGACGTGAGCTCCCTGCCCCCGGGGGCCGGCGTTACCGAGTGGTGGTACTTGTCTGTTTCTGCTCCCCCACACACCCAGATGGAACAGCaccctttcacagacacaccagTCAGCATCCGGGATCACATGCTCCACACTCATCCTCATCTCTTTCCTGGCCCCGACGAAGACTCACCCACTGACTCACTCACATCCCCTTTTTCTGACACGAGCGTCTTTACCGAAACACCCATCAGGGCTGACATGACCCTGCCCATAGATCAATTCTTTACCACAGAGAGCCCCTTCgccaaaacaaagaaaaccacCACGCTTCGCACGAGGAGCGTGAGGAGGCCGAATCAGTCCCACCCGAGGGATGTCAACAACAGCggcccctgctcctcctcgctGCCTCTCCTTCGCAACCTGGGGCTTCTGCTTCTCGTTCTGCAACATGTGCtctga
- the omgb gene encoding oligodendrocyte-myelin glycoprotein isoform X2, producing MRRYVLLRISPTAALLGLLVVSLLGMHALAVCPSMCSCSRSHREVDCSWRGLRQLPDGLQHNMRSLNLSHNRFQHLDHRLTMYTHLRVLDLSHNRLSQLPAGLPRSLWQLHAASNHIQLLDKNDTVYQWNLRLLDLSYNKLERATFINNTLINLCTLNLSHNHFWTLPTNMPMHLEAIDLSHNLLVKVLPGSLDRLPRLTHFYLHANRFSTLPFGVLDKMTSLRVIALGNNPWACHLYDNITYVLSWTQHTAAHVLGCPCHTESVCGGSQPSRTGGWHFASYNLPPLVAGAQDVSSLPPGAGVTEWWYLSVSAPPHTQMEQHPFTDTPVSIRDHMLHTHPHLFPGPDEDSPTDSLTSPFSDTSVFTETPIRADMTLPIDQFFTTESPFAKTKKTTTLRTRSVRRPNQSHPRDVNNSGPCSSSLPLLRNLGLLLLVLQHVL from the exons ATGAGAAG GTATGTTCTCCTGAGGATTTCCCCTACAGCTGCCCTCCTGGGACTACTGGTCGTGTCGTTGCTTGGGATGCACGCCCTGGCCGTGTGTCCCTCCATGTGCTCCTGCAGCCGCAGCCACAGGGAGGTCGACTGCTCCTGGAGGGGTCTGAGGCAGTTGCCCGATGGCCTGCAGCACAACATGCGCTCCCTCAACTTGTCCCACAACCGCTTCCAGCACCTGGACCACCGGCTCACCATGTACACCCATCTCCGCGTCCTCGATTTGTCTCACAACCGGCTGAGCCAGCTGCCCGCCGGCTTGCCTCGCTCTCTCTGGCAGCTCCACGCCGCCTCCAACCACATCCAGTTGCTGGACAAGAACGACACTGTCTATCAATGGAACCTGCGATTGCTGGACCTCTCCTACAACAAGCTGGAGCGGGCCACCTTCATCAACAACACGCTGATCAATCTGTGCACCCTAAACCTGAGTCACAACCACTTCTGGACTTTGCCCACCAACATGCCCATGCACCTGGAGGCTATTGACCTCTCGCACAACTTGCTCGTGAAGGTGCTGCCCGGCTCCCTGGACCGGCTGCCCAGATTGACTCACTTCTACTTGCATGCTAATCGCTTTTCCACACTGCCCTTTGGAGTGTTGGACAAGATGACATCACTCAGAGTCATCGCTCTGGGCAACAACCCTTGGGCCTGTCACCTTTACGACAACATCACCTACGTGCTGTCCTGGACTCAGCATACCGCTGCCCACGTCCTGGGCTGCCCCTGCCACACCGAGTCGGTCTGCGGAGGGTCGCAGCCTAGCCGGACTGGAGGGTGGCACTTTGCCTCCTACAACCTGCCCCCATTGGTAGCGGGTGCCCAGGACGTGAGCTCCCTGCCCCCGGGGGCCGGCGTTACCGAGTGGTGGTACTTGTCTGTTTCTGCTCCCCCACACACCCAGATGGAACAGCaccctttcacagacacaccagTCAGCATCCGGGATCACATGCTCCACACTCATCCTCATCTCTTTCCTGGCCCCGACGAAGACTCACCCACTGACTCACTCACATCCCCTTTTTCTGACACGAGCGTCTTTACCGAAACACCCATCAGGGCTGACATGACCCTGCCCATAGATCAATTCTTTACCACAGAGAGCCCCTTCgccaaaacaaagaaaaccacCACGCTTCGCACGAGGAGCGTGAGGAGGCCGAATCAGTCCCACCCGAGGGATGTCAACAACAGCggcccctgctcctcctcgctGCCTCTCCTTCGCAACCTGGGGCTTCTGCTTCTCGTTCTGCAACATGTGCtctga